A region of Lichenibacterium dinghuense DNA encodes the following proteins:
- a CDS encoding hybrid sensor histidine kinase/response regulator: MAEGADAAELGPDLRKIEGNARHLLGLINDVLDLSKIESGKMEVFAETFDAAGMVRDVASTVQGLVAKKGNSLDVHVSENVGLLRTDVTKLRQILLNLLSNAAKCTENGTITLSAMRIPGGTGGDWMAFRVADTGLGMTEGQLDKLFQRFTQADASTTRRFGGTGLGLSISKAFGVMLGGDLSVDSAPGEGSTFSLFVPADLGEASDGGVEGATAGDGEDQVAEPGSRGVVLVIDDDPAQRDLVVRFLDREGFRAVTAADGFAGLQLARTVRPTAILLDVTMPGLDGWSVLSALKADPEVADIPVVMVTFVDERGLASTLGAADYVMKPVRWETLKQVMGRFCGGQGSVLVVDDDADMRHHARSVLERDGWDVVEAGDGLDALARVAEAGPRVVLLDLEMPVMDGFAFLQAFRALPECGGVPVVVLTSKDLTRDDRRRLRGADEVLSKGVTSLADLSRELAKVTVMKERDAR, from the coding sequence ATGGCGGAGGGGGCCGACGCCGCGGAGCTGGGCCCCGACCTGCGCAAGATCGAGGGCAACGCCCGCCATCTCCTCGGCCTCATCAACGACGTGCTCGACCTGTCGAAGATCGAGAGCGGCAAGATGGAGGTCTTCGCCGAGACGTTCGACGCCGCGGGCATGGTGCGCGACGTCGCCTCGACGGTGCAGGGCCTCGTCGCCAAGAAGGGCAACTCGCTCGACGTCCACGTGTCCGAGAACGTCGGCCTTCTACGGACCGACGTCACCAAGCTGCGCCAGATCCTGCTGAACCTGCTCAGCAACGCGGCCAAGTGCACCGAGAACGGCACGATCACGCTGTCGGCGATGCGCATCCCAGGCGGCACGGGTGGGGACTGGATGGCGTTCCGGGTGGCCGACACGGGGCTCGGCATGACCGAGGGGCAGCTCGACAAGCTGTTCCAGCGCTTCACCCAGGCCGATGCCTCCACGACGCGCCGGTTCGGCGGCACCGGCCTTGGGCTGTCCATCTCCAAGGCCTTCGGCGTCATGCTGGGCGGCGACCTGTCGGTGGACAGCGCACCCGGCGAAGGCTCGACCTTCAGCCTGTTCGTGCCGGCCGATCTGGGGGAGGCAAGTGACGGCGGGGTCGAAGGCGCGACGGCCGGCGACGGCGAAGACCAAGTGGCGGAGCCAGGGTCGCGCGGCGTCGTGCTCGTCATCGACGACGACCCGGCCCAGCGCGACCTCGTGGTCCGCTTCCTCGACCGTGAGGGTTTCAGGGCCGTCACGGCGGCGGACGGCTTCGCCGGCCTGCAACTGGCCCGCACGGTGCGCCCGACGGCGATCCTGCTCGATGTCACGATGCCGGGGCTCGACGGCTGGTCGGTGCTGAGCGCACTCAAGGCGGACCCGGAGGTGGCCGACATTCCCGTGGTCATGGTCACCTTCGTCGACGAGCGCGGCCTCGCCTCGACGCTGGGCGCCGCCGACTACGTCATGAAGCCGGTGAGGTGGGAGACCCTGAAGCAGGTGATGGGGCGCTTTTGCGGGGGGCAGGGGTCGGTGCTCGTCGTGGACGACGACGCCGACATGCGCCACCACGCCCGCTCGGTGCTGGAGCGCGACGGCTGGGACGTGGTCGAGGCCGGTGATGGCCTCGACGCCCTGGCACGCGTCGCCGAGGCCGGGCCGCGGGTTGTGCTGCTCGACCTGGAGATGCCCGTGATGGACGGCTTCGCCTTCCTGCAGGCCTTCCGTGCCTTGCCGGAATGTGGCGGCGTGCCGGTGGTCGTGCTCACGTCCAAGGACCTGACCCGTGACGACCGGCGCCGCCTGCGCGG
- a CDS encoding PAS domain S-box protein, which yields MTTDEDAGRIDIGLPPRRDAEARHLRQIVAGVSDGVILVGLDQTICWANKAALEMHGVTTVDDLGANVTEYRERFELRYRNSHRLPAGQYPMERVMAGEAFDEVVVEVVPAGSGDVHWTHRIRSLVLSDDGGVPDCLVLVLNDETERFQAEERFERAINANPAPAVISRLDDLRHVRVNRGFLEMTGYREEDVVGRSIYEVDLLEGASRRELGIERMREGRTVPQMEATLQLPGGGEKSVIVAGQPIDVGDVHCMLFTFADLDGRRQAEAALRQSERRFATAFRMSPVPTLLTTRAEGRVLMVNDAFLRESGHAQADVVGRDAAVLQLWTDPNAAASIERLLRTGGRVLDLDLRLRTRDGGTLDCLVGAEAVEINGQDCVLLTAQNVSDRRRTHVEVAGAIEAVM from the coding sequence TTGACCACCGACGAAGACGCAGGACGGATCGACATCGGCCTGCCGCCCCGGCGGGATGCCGAGGCCCGCCACCTGCGCCAGATCGTGGCCGGGGTCAGCGATGGCGTCATCCTCGTGGGTCTCGACCAAACCATCTGCTGGGCCAACAAGGCGGCCCTGGAGATGCACGGCGTGACGACCGTCGACGACCTCGGCGCGAACGTGACCGAGTATCGAGAGCGCTTCGAACTCCGCTACCGCAACAGCCATCGCCTGCCCGCCGGCCAGTACCCGATGGAGCGGGTCATGGCCGGCGAGGCCTTCGATGAGGTGGTCGTCGAAGTCGTCCCCGCGGGCAGCGGCGACGTGCACTGGACCCACCGGATCCGCTCGTTGGTACTGAGCGACGACGGGGGCGTGCCAGACTGCCTCGTGCTCGTGCTCAACGACGAGACCGAGCGCTTCCAGGCCGAGGAGCGCTTCGAGAGAGCGATCAATGCCAACCCCGCGCCCGCGGTGATCTCGCGCCTCGACGACCTCCGCCACGTCCGCGTCAACCGGGGCTTCCTGGAGATGACGGGCTATCGCGAGGAGGACGTCGTCGGGCGGTCGATCTACGAGGTCGACCTCCTCGAGGGGGCGAGCCGCCGCGAGCTGGGCATCGAGCGCATGCGGGAGGGGCGCACAGTCCCGCAGATGGAGGCGACCCTGCAGTTGCCCGGCGGCGGCGAGAAGTCGGTCATCGTCGCCGGCCAGCCAATCGACGTCGGCGACGTCCACTGCATGCTGTTCACTTTCGCGGACCTGGACGGGCGTCGCCAGGCCGAGGCCGCCTTGCGGCAGAGCGAGCGACGCTTCGCCACCGCATTCCGCATGTCACCGGTCCCGACCCTGCTGACAACGCGCGCGGAAGGTCGTGTGCTGATGGTCAACGACGCTTTCTTGCGGGAAAGCGGGCATGCCCAGGCCGACGTCGTCGGCCGCGACGCGGCCGTCCTACAGCTCTGGACGGACCCGAATGCGGCAGCGTCCATCGAACGCCTCCTGCGCACGGGCGGGCGCGTGCTCGACCTGGACCTCCGCCTGCGGACGAGGGACGGGGGAACGCTCGATTGCCTGGTCGGCGCGGAGGCGGTCGAGATCAACGGCCAGGACTGCGTGCTGCTCACGGCGCAGAACGTGTCCGACCGCAGGCGCACCCACGTCGAGGTCGCGGGTGCCATCGAGGCGGTGATGTGA
- a CDS encoding response regulator — protein sequence MKVLLVEDHEEIWDFLSRRLKRRGFEVAVAVDGQEGVDKSKSESPDIILLDMNLPVIDGWTVAGLIRADPATAKVPIIALTAHAMSGDKDKAIAAGCTDYCSKPVDFSDLLAKIDANTKR from the coding sequence ATGAAGGTGCTTTTGGTGGAGGACCATGAGGAGATCTGGGATTTCCTCTCCCGTCGCCTCAAGCGACGCGGCTTCGAGGTCGCCGTCGCAGTGGACGGCCAGGAAGGCGTCGACAAGTCGAAGAGCGAGTCGCCCGACATCATCCTGCTCGACATGAACCTACCCGTCATCGACGGCTGGACGGTGGCCGGGCTGATCCGCGCCGACCCCGCTACCGCCAAGGTGCCCATCATCGCCCTGACAGCGCACGCCATGTCGGGTGACAAGGACAAGGCCATCGCGGCCGGTTGCACGGATTACTGCTCGAAGCCGGTCGACTTCTCCGACCTGCTCGCCAAGATCGACGCCAACACGAAGCGCTGA
- a CDS encoding hybrid sensor histidine kinase/response regulator — MGLRQGIGADPRLDPASWAFADGLPNGLYVIDAQGLCVFANAAALALLGYGTAEELVGRHMHDAVHHTRPDGTPFPASACPMLHTLTSGRPVRLDSELLWRRDGTSFVADYAAHPLPGHGAPVGSVVTFSPLLIDGEASEAIEARWGGVERRRAEEALRDSEAKFRALAENIAQLAWMTGPDGAIDWYNRRWYDFTGTNPEVMQGWGWKKVHHPDHVDRVVERIAACFAAGTPWEDTFPLRGRDGQYRWFLSRAEPIHGMPDAANPQGRLLGWFGTNTDITELREAEQAAAAARDAAEEANRTKSAFIANMSHELRTPLSAIIGYSEMLQEEMDEGAEPAELTPDMRKIESNARHLLGLINDVLDLSKIESGKMEVFAEEFAVEPTLRDMVSTVEALVARKNNRLELRLEPSLGAMRTDVTKLRQILLNLLSNAAKFTENGTVTLSATRLPGGAGGDWMVFRVSDTGIGMTEEQLGRLFQRFTQADSSTTRKFGGTGLGLSISKAFGVMLGGDLSVDSRPSEGSTFTVFLPAEVGEGEPVQVPNASAARADGHEPAAAKDVVLVIDDDPTQRELITRFLGREGFGAVTAADGYAGLQLAKSLHPRAILLDVTMPGLDGWSVLSALKADAEVSDIPVIMVTFVDERGLATQLGAADYVMKPVRWERFRQVMDRYRDGDGVVLVVDDDADNRRHVRTVLEREGWGVVEAEHGADALDRVAEAAPRVVLLDLDMPVMDGFDFLRAFRARAGCAEVPVVVLTAKDLTRDDRRRLQGANEVLSKGVTSLADLSRELAKVLAPAKEMDA, encoded by the coding sequence ATGGGATTGAGGCAGGGGATCGGAGCCGACCCACGGCTGGACCCTGCGAGTTGGGCCTTCGCGGACGGGCTCCCAAACGGGCTTTACGTCATCGACGCCCAGGGTCTCTGCGTCTTCGCCAACGCTGCGGCGCTCGCCTTGCTCGGCTACGGGACGGCCGAAGAGTTGGTGGGGAGGCACATGCACGACGCCGTCCACCATACACGGCCGGACGGCACGCCTTTCCCGGCAAGCGCCTGCCCGATGCTGCACACTTTGACGAGCGGCAGGCCAGTTCGGCTCGATAGCGAGTTGCTTTGGCGTAGGGACGGCACATCGTTTGTGGCTGACTATGCCGCCCACCCACTGCCGGGGCATGGTGCGCCGGTCGGCAGCGTGGTGACCTTCTCGCCCCTGCTCATCGACGGAGAGGCCTCAGAGGCGATCGAGGCGCGGTGGGGCGGAGTCGAGCGAAGGCGGGCCGAGGAAGCGCTGCGCGACAGCGAGGCCAAGTTCCGCGCCCTGGCCGAAAACATCGCCCAGCTCGCCTGGATGACGGGACCGGACGGCGCCATCGACTGGTACAACCGGCGTTGGTACGACTTCACCGGCACGAACCCGGAAGTCATGCAGGGCTGGGGCTGGAAGAAGGTCCACCACCCGGACCACGTCGACCGCGTGGTCGAGCGCATCGCCGCCTGCTTCGCGGCCGGCACGCCCTGGGAGGACACCTTCCCGCTGCGCGGCCGCGACGGGCAGTACCGCTGGTTCCTGTCGCGGGCCGAACCGATCCACGGCATGCCGGATGCGGCTAACCCGCAAGGGCGCCTGCTTGGCTGGTTCGGCACCAACACGGACATTACGGAGCTTCGCGAGGCCGAGCAGGCCGCCGCGGCTGCGCGCGACGCCGCCGAGGAGGCGAACCGGACCAAGAGCGCCTTCATCGCCAACATGAGCCACGAGCTGCGCACGCCGCTCTCGGCCATCATCGGCTATTCGGAGATGCTGCAGGAGGAGATGGACGAGGGCGCCGAGCCGGCAGAGCTGACGCCCGATATGCGCAAGATCGAGTCGAACGCCCGCCACCTGCTCGGCCTCATCAACGACGTGCTCGACCTTTCGAAGATCGAGAGCGGCAAGATGGAGGTGTTCGCCGAGGAGTTCGCCGTGGAGCCGACCCTGCGCGACATGGTGTCGACGGTCGAGGCCCTCGTCGCCAGGAAGAACAATCGCCTGGAACTGAGGCTTGAGCCGTCGCTCGGCGCCATGCGGACCGACGTCACCAAGCTCAGGCAGATCCTGCTGAACCTCCTGTCCAACGCCGCCAAGTTCACGGAGAACGGCACCGTCACGCTGTCGGCCACGCGCCTGCCGGGCGGCGCGGGTGGCGACTGGATGGTGTTCCGCGTCAGCGACACCGGCATCGGCATGACCGAGGAGCAGCTCGGCCGCCTGTTCCAGCGCTTCACCCAGGCCGACAGCTCAACCACGCGCAAGTTCGGCGGCACGGGCCTTGGCCTGTCCATCTCGAAGGCCTTCGGCGTCATGCTGGGCGGGGACCTGTCCGTCGACAGCCGGCCCAGTGAGGGCTCGACCTTCACAGTCTTCCTGCCCGCCGAGGTCGGCGAGGGTGAGCCGGTCCAGGTGCCGAACGCCTCCGCGGCTCGCGCGGATGGCCACGAGCCGGCGGCCGCCAAGGACGTCGTGCTCGTCATCGACGACGACCCGACGCAACGCGAACTGATAACGCGCTTCCTCGGCCGCGAGGGTTTCGGCGCCGTCACGGCCGCCGATGGCTACGCAGGCCTCCAGCTCGCGAAGTCCCTGCACCCCCGCGCCATCCTGCTCGACGTCACCATGCCGGGCCTCGACGGCTGGTCGGTCCTGTCCGCGCTCAAGGCGGATGCGGAGGTGTCCGACATCCCCGTGATCATGGTCACCTTCGTCGACGAGCGGGGCCTCGCGACCCAGCTCGGGGCCGCCGACTACGTCATGAAGCCGGTCAGGTGGGAGCGCTTCCGGCAGGTGATGGACCGGTACCGCGACGGCGACGGGGTCGTGCTGGTGGTGGATGACGACGCCGACAACCGCCGGCATGTCCGCACCGTGCTGGAGCGTGAGGGTTGGGGCGTGGTGGAAGCGGAGCACGGTGCGGACGCGCTCGACCGCGTCGCTGAGGCCGCGCCGCGGGTCGTGCTGCTCGACCTCGACATGCCCGTCATGGACGGCTTCGACTTCCTGCGCGCCTTCCGGGCGCGGGCCGGCTGCGCCGAGGTGCCGGTCGTCGTGTTGACCGCGAAGGACCTGACGCGCGACGACCGCCGGCGTCTCCAAGGCGCGAACGAGGTGTTGAGCAAAGGCGTGACAAGCCTTGCGGACCTGTCGCGCGAACTGGCCAAGGTCTTGGCACCCGCGAAGGAGATGGACGCATGA
- a CDS encoding MHYT domain-containing protein: MNATGYDPSLVGLSIVIAVLASYTALDLGGRVRGATPGRRWAWVGAASLAMGGGIWSMHFVGMLAFRMAMPVLYDVRLTALSFLIAVGVTGAAFAFVSRPSATRRDILVSGLLMGIGVAAMHYTGMAAMEVPGNLAFSPPIVTISVLIAVTAATVALWLTTRQNDVWQKAVAAGVMGVAVAGMHYTGMAAATFTEEAHGANMAHASGVGLGQENLALYVSGTTFLILFLGMFASALDQQRAGRDLHASEERFRAAAEAVGDIIWTTDADGRMRGAQHYWQRFTGQTEAECEGTGWTTAIHPDDLGATLDTWRSAVDRKQAYAFEHRVLRRDGIYRVCAVRAVPVQNSDGSMREWVGVHEDITERREAEEALRAARDASEEASRAKSLFLANMSHELRTPLTAIIGYGEMLKEEMEDGTEPADLALDMDKIQGNARHLLGIINDVLDLSKVESGKMDVFAEWFDVEGTLREVAASVEKLVARKGNKLVLDLPASDLGAAHQDVVKLRQVLLNLLGNAAKFTEGGTVTLSAGRRETREGDALAIRVADTGIGMTPEQVSGLFQRFHQADISTTRRFGGTGLGLALAKAFGGMIGGELTVESELGRGTTFSFVVPATCPTRPASSEEKVPASRAQVAA, translated from the coding sequence ATGAATGCAACAGGCTACGATCCATCACTTGTCGGACTGTCCATCGTCATCGCGGTGCTGGCATCCTACACGGCGCTCGATCTCGGCGGCCGCGTACGCGGCGCCACACCCGGGCGACGCTGGGCCTGGGTGGGCGCGGCCTCGCTCGCCATGGGGGGCGGCATTTGGTCCATGCATTTCGTGGGCATGCTGGCGTTCCGTATGGCCATGCCGGTCCTCTACGACGTGCGGCTCACCGCCTTGTCGTTTCTGATAGCCGTCGGAGTGACCGGGGCCGCCTTCGCCTTCGTCAGCCGCCCGAGTGCCACCCGGCGCGACATCCTGGTCTCGGGACTGCTGATGGGGATCGGCGTCGCAGCGATGCACTACACCGGCATGGCCGCGATGGAGGTGCCGGGGAATCTGGCCTTCAGCCCACCCATCGTCACGATCTCGGTGCTGATCGCGGTTACGGCCGCCACCGTCGCGCTGTGGCTCACCACGCGTCAGAACGACGTCTGGCAGAAAGCGGTCGCAGCCGGCGTGATGGGCGTGGCCGTCGCTGGCATGCATTACACCGGCATGGCGGCGGCGACCTTCACCGAGGAGGCGCATGGCGCCAACATGGCCCACGCCTCAGGCGTCGGACTCGGTCAAGAGAACCTCGCTCTCTATGTCTCGGGCACCACCTTCCTCATCCTGTTCCTGGGCATGTTCGCTTCCGCACTCGACCAGCAGCGGGCCGGGCGCGACCTCCACGCCAGCGAGGAGCGTTTCAGGGCTGCCGCGGAGGCCGTGGGTGACATCATCTGGACCACCGATGCCGACGGCAGGATGCGCGGTGCACAGCACTACTGGCAGCGCTTCACGGGACAGACCGAGGCCGAATGCGAGGGAACTGGTTGGACCACTGCGATCCACCCCGACGACCTCGGGGCGACCTTGGACACGTGGAGGTCGGCAGTGGACAGAAAGCAGGCATACGCATTCGAGCATCGCGTGCTCCGTCGAGATGGCATCTACCGGGTCTGCGCCGTGAGGGCAGTGCCGGTGCAGAACAGCGACGGGTCGATGCGCGAGTGGGTCGGGGTGCATGAGGACATCACCGAGCGGCGTGAGGCCGAGGAGGCGCTGCGGGCTGCACGCGACGCGTCCGAGGAAGCCAGCAGAGCCAAGAGCCTTTTCCTGGCCAACATGAGCCACGAGCTGCGCACGCCGCTCACCGCCATCATCGGCTATGGCGAGATGCTGAAGGAGGAGATGGAAGACGGGACCGAGCCTGCCGACCTCGCCCTGGACATGGATAAGATCCAGGGGAACGCACGCCACCTGCTCGGCATCATCAACGACGTGCTCGACCTGTCCAAGGTGGAGAGCGGCAAAATGGACGTCTTCGCCGAGTGGTTCGATGTGGAAGGCACGCTGCGCGAGGTCGCCGCGTCGGTCGAGAAGCTCGTGGCCCGGAAGGGAAACAAGCTCGTCCTCGACCTGCCGGCCTCGGACCTGGGCGCGGCCCACCAAGACGTCGTCAAGCTGCGCCAGGTTCTGCTGAATCTGCTGGGCAACGCGGCGAAGTTCACCGAAGGCGGCACCGTCACGCTGTCGGCTGGACGCCGTGAGACGCGTGAAGGCGACGCGCTCGCCATTCGGGTGGCCGACACCGGCATCGGTATGACGCCCGAGCAGGTGTCGGGGCTGTTCCAGCGCTTCCACCAAGCCGACATATCGACGACGCGGCGGTTTGGCGGCACAGGGCTCGGCCTCGCCCTGGCAAAGGCGTTCGGCGGCATGATCGGCGGCGAATTGACAGTCGAAAGCGAACTCGGCCGGGGGACGACCTTCTCCTTCGTCGTGCCGGCTACCTGTCCTACGCGCCCGGCTTCGTCCGAGGAAAAAGTCCCCGCATCCCGAGCGCAGGTCGCGGCCTGA
- a CDS encoding hybrid sensor histidine kinase/response regulator → MTLHEFLQSLYRHRSSAAFRHGVTVLVIGVISAVRYVLPLDTAPFLLYMPVIFLAGVALGRSPAIVGLVISTAFSAYFFQRSPPHGVLSVGQALALVQYVVIGGAMIMVCGALRNLIAQNEAALAAMSELNATLTANQATLAAAKEEAEAAKDTAEAANRAKSAFLANMSHELRTPLSAVIGYTEMIEEQAEDAGADDMLADLGKVKSNARHLLGLINDVLDLSKIEAAKMDVSAEEAEVAAFVRDAAVAVEAIVRRKGNALELDVPDDLGTMHTDVVKLRQCLFNLLSNAAKFTEGGRITLRVRRETVKGTAWLAFAVEDTGIGMTPEQVERLFQRFVQADESTTRRFGGTGLGLALSRGIAQLMGGDITVASVEGRGTTFTLRVPAVLPRPEEATDGTGPAAPENASGDLVLVVDDEPSQRELTTRFLERMNFVVRTAADGREGLDLARSLRPGAILLDVMMPGMDGWSVLQALKDDPATAQIPVVMVSFVSDAGLGLSLGAADSVPKPVDWGRLRAVMAQVREAGDVLVIDDDADTRRMLRGVLERQGWTVQEAGDGAEGLDRVLHAPPHVVLLDLTMPVMDGFGFLRRLRETPGCSDIPVVVFSARDLTTAERAELSLAEVTLKKGETSVEEVAAQVRRLDAQTVTTSAQA, encoded by the coding sequence GTGACGTTGCACGAGTTCCTGCAGTCCCTGTACCGGCACCGGTCGAGCGCCGCCTTCCGCCACGGCGTGACCGTGCTCGTCATCGGCGTGATCAGCGCCGTGCGGTACGTGTTGCCGCTCGATACGGCGCCGTTCCTCCTCTACATGCCGGTCATCTTCCTCGCCGGCGTCGCTCTCGGGCGTTCGCCCGCCATCGTCGGGCTCGTCATCTCAACGGCCTTCTCGGCCTACTTCTTCCAGCGCAGCCCGCCCCACGGCGTCCTGTCGGTCGGCCAGGCGCTAGCCCTAGTCCAGTACGTCGTCATCGGCGGCGCGATGATCATGGTCTGTGGAGCGCTGCGCAACCTCATCGCCCAGAACGAAGCGGCCCTGGCGGCGATGAGCGAGCTGAACGCCACGTTGACCGCGAACCAGGCCACGCTGGCCGCCGCCAAGGAGGAGGCCGAAGCGGCCAAGGACACCGCCGAGGCGGCCAACCGCGCCAAAAGCGCCTTCCTAGCCAACATGAGCCACGAGCTGCGGACCCCGCTGTCGGCCGTCATCGGCTACACGGAGATGATCGAGGAGCAGGCGGAGGACGCCGGCGCCGACGACATGCTGGCCGACCTCGGCAAGGTGAAGTCCAACGCGCGGCACCTGCTCGGGCTCATCAACGACGTGCTCGACCTGTCCAAGATCGAGGCCGCCAAGATGGACGTCTCGGCCGAGGAGGCCGAGGTCGCCGCCTTCGTGCGGGACGCGGCCGTCGCGGTCGAGGCCATCGTGCGGCGCAAGGGGAACGCCCTCGAGCTTGACGTGCCGGACGACCTCGGCACGATGCACACCGACGTGGTCAAGCTGCGCCAGTGCCTGTTCAACCTGCTGAGCAACGCCGCCAAGTTCACCGAAGGGGGGCGCATCACCCTGAGAGTGCGACGTGAGACGGTGAAGGGCACCGCTTGGCTCGCCTTCGCGGTCGAGGACACCGGCATCGGCATGACGCCCGAGCAGGTCGAGCGCCTGTTTCAGCGCTTCGTCCAGGCGGACGAGAGCACGACCCGCCGGTTCGGCGGCACCGGGCTGGGCCTCGCGCTGAGCCGAGGAATCGCCCAGCTCATGGGAGGCGATATCACGGTCGCGAGCGTCGAGGGCCGCGGCACGACCTTCACGCTGCGCGTGCCCGCGGTCCTGCCGCGGCCGGAGGAGGCGACGGACGGGACGGGTCCCGCCGCGCCGGAGAATGCATCCGGCGACCTGGTGCTGGTCGTCGATGACGAGCCGTCCCAACGGGAGCTGACCACGCGCTTCCTGGAGCGCATGAATTTCGTGGTCCGGACGGCGGCCGATGGCAGGGAGGGGCTCGACCTCGCCCGCTCGCTCCGGCCCGGCGCCATCCTGCTCGACGTCATGATGCCGGGCATGGACGGCTGGTCGGTTCTGCAGGCGCTGAAGGACGACCCCGCCACGGCCCAAATTCCCGTTGTGATGGTGAGCTTCGTGTCCGACGCGGGCCTGGGGCTGTCGCTCGGTGCGGCCGACTCCGTGCCGAAGCCCGTGGACTGGGGCAGGCTGCGCGCCGTCATGGCCCAGGTCCGGGAAGCGGGCGACGTCCTCGTGATCGACGACGACGCCGACACGCGCCGCATGCTCCGGGGCGTGCTCGAACGCCAGGGATGGACCGTCCAGGAGGCGGGCGACGGAGCCGAGGGACTCGACCGTGTGCTCCACGCCCCGCCCCACGTCGTGCTGCTCGACCTGACGATGCCCGTGATGGACGGCTTCGGCTTCCTACGGCGTCTGCGCGAAACGCCGGGCTGTTCGGACATCCCCGTGGTCGTGTTCAGCGCCCGTGACCTGACCACCGCCGAAAGGGCCGAACTCTCACTCGCCGAAGTGACGCTCAAGAAAGGCGAGACGAGCGTTGAGGAGGTCGCAGCACAGGTGCGACGCCTGGATGCACAGACGGTGACGACCTCTGCCCAGGCATGA